The proteins below come from a single Demetria terragena DSM 11295 genomic window:
- a CDS encoding phosphotransferase family protein, with translation MRIAPADLPEDLVFRQVRAAWGFDIHRVEHLPWGFGAWHWGAEDSGGIRRWFITADRLESADRLAELERVYAIARGLSETHPVVACLPNRSGHMCWRTGEFALSVTSWTDGSRPGGDSLDSDTAVSTARFLADLHAVPIPPGLPVWDPNYPSHRVLDDLPDLVASRWDGGPYGEEVRALVRTHLDDLTNWRQRYAKCADHAMAHRNEWVLTHGEPGPHNQLLTSKGRRWVDWESARTAPRERDLMDLASRTDQRRQRFYPHALDPINQELFDLAWRLDEIGQYTDRFRDSHAGTADDRIALDGLRQEFTRPDRRIDSRD, from the coding sequence ATGCGTATCGCGCCCGCTGACTTGCCGGAAGACCTCGTCTTCCGGCAAGTCCGTGCGGCGTGGGGGTTCGACATTCACCGGGTCGAGCACCTGCCGTGGGGATTTGGCGCGTGGCACTGGGGCGCTGAGGACTCCGGGGGCATCCGGCGGTGGTTCATTACGGCGGATCGGTTGGAGTCTGCGGACCGGCTCGCCGAGCTGGAGCGGGTGTATGCCATCGCCCGTGGTTTGAGTGAGACGCACCCCGTCGTGGCTTGCCTCCCGAATCGATCTGGGCACATGTGTTGGCGGACAGGAGAATTCGCGCTCTCAGTGACTTCGTGGACGGACGGTAGTAGGCCGGGCGGTGACAGTCTCGACAGCGACACTGCCGTGTCGACTGCTCGCTTCCTCGCCGACCTGCACGCCGTGCCCATTCCGCCGGGCTTGCCGGTATGGGATCCCAACTATCCGTCCCATCGCGTGCTGGACGATCTCCCGGACTTGGTCGCGAGCCGCTGGGACGGCGGGCCATACGGAGAGGAAGTACGCGCCCTCGTCCGGACGCATCTGGATGACCTGACGAACTGGCGACAGCGCTACGCGAAGTGCGCGGATCACGCGATGGCCCATCGAAACGAGTGGGTGCTCACCCATGGTGAGCCAGGCCCGCACAACCAACTGCTCACGTCGAAGGGGCGCCGCTGGGTCGATTGGGAGTCGGCGCGGACTGCGCCTCGTGAGCGTGATCTGATGGACCTTGCCTCGAGAACAGATCAGCGGCGGCAACGTTTCTATCCCCATGCGCTGGACCCCATCAATCAGGAACTGTTCGATCTTGCCTGGCGACTCGATGAGATCGGGCAATACACCGACCGGTTTCGAGACTCACATGCCGGTACCGCGGACGACCGCATCGCGCTCGATGGTCTGCGGCAGGAGTTCACCCGGCCGGACCGTAGAATCGACTCCCGTGACTGA
- a CDS encoding adenylosuccinate synthase, with translation MPAIVLVGAQWGDEGKGKATDLLGDRVDYVVKFNGGNNAGHTVVIGSGDNAEKYALHLLPSGILSPDVIPVIGNGVVVDIGVLFEELDGLEARGVDTSKLRLSASAHVITSYHTTMDKVTERFLGNRKIGTTGRGIGPAYSDKMNRVGIRIQDLYDESILRQKVEAALDVKNQMLLKMYNRRAIDADDIVQELLGYAERLRPMVADTSLELGKALDDDKVVLFEAGQATLLDVDHGTYPYVTSSNATAGGACTGSGVPPTRIDRVITILKAYSTRVGEGPFPTELNDDKGEFLRKTGAEFGVTTGRPRRCGWLDTVVGRYATRINGTTDYVLTKLDILGGLDKVPVCVAYDIDGVRYDEMPVNQSDYHHASPIYEELDGWWEDISECRTYDDLPENARRYVEFVEQQIGARISVIGVGPGRAEVIVRHDLLNG, from the coding sequence ATGCCAGCGATCGTGCTCGTGGGGGCCCAATGGGGCGATGAGGGCAAGGGTAAGGCGACCGATCTGCTCGGCGACCGCGTCGACTATGTCGTCAAGTTCAACGGCGGTAACAACGCTGGTCACACGGTCGTCATCGGCAGCGGTGACAACGCTGAGAAGTATGCGCTGCACCTGCTGCCGAGCGGAATCCTGAGTCCCGACGTCATCCCGGTCATCGGCAATGGCGTCGTCGTCGATATCGGGGTGCTCTTCGAGGAGCTGGACGGGCTAGAAGCTCGCGGCGTCGATACCTCGAAGTTGCGGTTGAGCGCCAGCGCTCACGTCATCACGAGCTATCACACCACCATGGACAAGGTGACCGAGCGGTTCCTGGGCAATCGCAAGATCGGTACGACGGGTCGCGGGATCGGGCCTGCGTACTCGGACAAGATGAATCGGGTTGGCATCCGTATTCAGGACCTCTACGACGAGTCCATCCTGCGGCAGAAGGTCGAGGCCGCGCTCGACGTGAAAAACCAGATGCTGCTCAAGATGTATAACCGTCGCGCGATTGATGCCGACGACATCGTGCAGGAGTTGCTGGGCTATGCCGAGCGGCTGCGCCCGATGGTGGCCGACACGTCCCTTGAACTGGGCAAGGCACTCGATGACGACAAGGTCGTGCTGTTCGAGGCCGGCCAGGCAACCTTGCTCGACGTCGATCACGGCACCTATCCCTATGTCACCTCCTCGAACGCCACCGCAGGCGGGGCCTGCACTGGTTCTGGGGTCCCACCGACCCGGATCGATCGGGTCATCACGATCCTGAAGGCGTATTCCACCCGCGTGGGTGAGGGGCCGTTCCCGACCGAGCTCAATGACGACAAGGGTGAGTTCCTGCGCAAGACCGGCGCCGAGTTCGGTGTCACGACCGGCCGTCCGCGTCGATGCGGCTGGTTGGACACCGTCGTCGGGCGGTACGCGACCCGCATCAACGGCACGACCGACTACGTGCTCACCAAACTGGACATCCTGGGTGGACTCGACAAGGTGCCGGTGTGTGTGGCGTACGACATCGACGGCGTTCGGTACGACGAAATGCCCGTCAATCAATCTGATTACCACCACGCCAGCCCGATCTATGAAGAGCTCGATGGCTGGTGGGAGGACATTTCAGAATGCCGGACCTACGACGACCTGCCCGAAAACGCCCGTCGCTACGTCGAGTTCGTCGAGCAGCAGATCGGTGCGCGGATCTCGGTGATCGGAGTCGGCCCCGGCCGGGCCGAAGTGATCGTGAGGCATGACCTGCTGAACGGCTGA
- a CDS encoding Gfo/Idh/MocA family protein, whose protein sequence is MDSTQQHVGTASRRTLLGGAAAAGAAFTFARRAEADESEGPSRRKGQRSMIGVPYERHDAVRVGVIGLGNRGASMAPLWAAVPGCTVTAVCDIRKDRSRKVAAALEKEGHKRPAVLGGSQASYLNLVKRDDVDFVYIASPWEFHFEQARAGLEHGKHVGVELPIATELHELWSLVDISERTKKHLLLMENCNYDRNETAMIRMAHAGLLGDITSGAGGYLHDLRELLFSDTYYTDSWRRLWHTRSTASFYAMHGLAPISNCMDINRGDRYLTLEATASPAKGLAEYRERHVPKGHKSWNENYINGDRITCMINTQQGKMIRAEHAVSSPMPYSRINTLEGSLGIIEDYPSRVYLEPEHSGHAWKDFKPFGEKWEHWLWRKVGDDAAANGGHGGMDYIMCWRIVQQMRTGQVPDWDVYDSAAWCSPVPLSVQSLKKQKAVKVPDFTRGEWKKARPGVDSTETDMPA, encoded by the coding sequence ATGGACAGCACGCAACAGCACGTCGGGACCGCCTCACGACGGACCCTGCTGGGAGGAGCGGCAGCCGCAGGAGCCGCGTTCACCTTTGCCCGGCGCGCCGAGGCCGACGAGAGTGAAGGGCCCTCGCGGCGAAAGGGTCAACGCTCGATGATTGGGGTGCCGTATGAGCGCCACGACGCGGTACGCGTCGGCGTCATCGGACTGGGAAACCGCGGTGCCTCGATGGCGCCGCTCTGGGCCGCAGTCCCGGGCTGCACCGTGACCGCGGTGTGCGACATCCGTAAAGATCGCAGCCGCAAGGTCGCCGCAGCGCTGGAGAAGGAGGGGCACAAGCGTCCGGCGGTGCTGGGCGGAAGCCAGGCTTCCTATCTCAACCTGGTCAAGCGGGACGACGTCGACTTCGTCTACATCGCCAGCCCTTGGGAGTTCCACTTCGAGCAGGCGCGTGCGGGCCTTGAGCACGGCAAGCACGTTGGTGTCGAATTGCCGATCGCCACCGAGTTGCATGAACTGTGGTCATTGGTCGATATCTCCGAGCGGACGAAGAAACACCTGCTCCTGATGGAGAACTGCAACTACGACCGCAACGAGACCGCGATGATCCGGATGGCGCACGCCGGTTTGCTCGGCGATATCACCAGTGGCGCGGGCGGCTACCTCCACGACCTGCGCGAACTGCTTTTCAGCGACACGTACTACACCGATTCGTGGCGCCGCCTCTGGCACACCCGGTCCACGGCATCGTTCTACGCGATGCACGGCCTGGCGCCGATCTCCAACTGTATGGACATCAACCGCGGCGACCGTTACCTCACGCTCGAGGCCACGGCGAGCCCGGCCAAAGGCCTGGCCGAATATCGTGAACGCCACGTGCCGAAGGGGCACAAGAGTTGGAATGAGAACTACATCAATGGCGATCGCATCACCTGCATGATCAACACGCAGCAGGGCAAGATGATCCGGGCCGAGCACGCGGTGTCCTCCCCGATGCCGTACAGCCGGATCAACACGCTGGAGGGCAGCCTCGGGATCATCGAGGACTATCCGAGCCGGGTTTACCTCGAGCCGGAGCACTCCGGGCACGCGTGGAAGGACTTCAAGCCGTTCGGCGAAAAGTGGGAGCACTGGTTGTGGCGCAAGGTGGGCGACGACGCCGCAGCGAACGGTGGCCATGGCGGCATGGACTACATCATGTGCTGGCGCATCGTGCAGCAGATGCGTACGGGGCAGGTGCCTGACTGGGATGTGTATGACTCCGCGGCGTGGTGCTCACCGGTGCCGTTGTCGGTGCAGTCGCTGAAGAAGCAGAAGGCCGTCAAGGTGCCGGACTTCACTCGTGGCGAGTGGAAGAAGGCTCGCCCAGGAGTGGACTCGACCGAGACGGACATGCCTGCGTGA